The genomic window CCGGCCCCGCGCCGACCAGGGCCACGCGGCGCCCGTTGCCGACGACGGGGGCGGGGGGGAGGTGGGCCGACACGTCGTCGCGCAGGTCGGCCGCGACGCGCTTGAGCCGGCAGATGGCGACCGGCTTCCCGTCCACCCGGCCCCGCCGGCAGGCCGGCTCGCACGGCCGGTCGCAGGTGCGGCCCAGGACCCCGGGGAACACGTTGGAGTCGCGGTTGACCAGGTACGCCTCGGTGTACCGCCCCTGCGCGATGAGGCGGATGTACTCCGGGACGTTCGTGTGGGCGGGGCACGCCCACTGGCAGTCGACCACGCGGTGGTAGTAGTGCGGATCGGAGACGTCGGTGGGACCCATTCCGGCACCCTCCTGGTCGGGCGTGACCGTACGAGCGGGACGTCCTCTCTACGGTAGTGCCGCCGACGGCCGGGAACAAGAAACTTGCGGCGGCTGCCGATACTCCCGCCACGCGGCATCACTCACCAATCCCCGCTCTCCTCATGCAGGACATCAACGCCATCACCGGAGAGATCGTCGAGGCAGCCTACGACCTCCACACGCGTCTCGGTCCGGGGCTGCTGGAGTCCGTCTACGAAACGGTGCTGGCGCGAGTACTGGAGCGGAGTGGCCGGCGCGTGGAGCGGCAGGTACCGGTCTCGTTCGAGTTCGACGGCATGCGGTTCGAGAACGGCTTCCGCGCGGATCTGCTCGTGGAGGGGAGGGTGCTGGTGGAGCTGAAATCACAGGAGAAGCTCGCGGCGGTGCATGGAAAGCAGGTGCTCACCTACCTCCGCCTGCTGGACCTCCCCATCGGCCTGCTCATCAACTTCGGCGCGCCTCGCATGAACGAGGGGCTCCACCGGATAATCAACTCCCGCGCGAGCATGGGCAGGAACTGATTGGCTCACGCAGAGGAAGCAGAGGAAGCAGAGGAACGGCACTCTCCGCTTTTCCTCTGCTTCCTCTGCTTCCTCTGCGTGCGACCTGCTGTTCCTCCCCGCCTTGACGCGCACCCCACGGGACCGGCAACTTGGCCGCCACACCCGAACCCGGAGTCCCGCCCGATGTCCGACCGGCTCGAAGAGTTCCGCCGCTTCCGCGAGCGCATGAACGAGCGCATCCTGGAGGCCGGCAACCTGGAGATCAAGCGCTTCTTCGCCCTCGACACCCGCACCTACGAGAGCGGCGCGCTGGACGTGAAGACCAAGGAGCTGCTGGGGCTGGTGGCCTCCATGGTGCTCCGCTGCGATGACTGCGTCACCTACCACCTGGTCCGCTGCAAGGAGGAAGGGGTCACGGACGAGGAGCTGTTCGAGACCTTCTCCGTGGGGCTGGTGGTGGGGGGCTCCATCGTGATCCCCCACCTCCGCCGCGCCGTGGACACCCTGGACCGGCTCAACGCCGAGGGCCCCGTGGCGCTGGACGCGGGCAGCGCCGAATGAGCGCCGTCCCGCACCCGGAGCTGGAGCGCTGGCGCACTGAGTTCCCCATCCTGCAGACCCGCACCTACCTCAACTCCTGCTCGCTGGGCGCGCTTTCGCGGCGGTCCATGGGGTACCTGGGTGAGTACCAGGCGCTCTGGAACACCATGGGCGCCTCCGCCTGGTACGAGCTCTGGCTGGGGCGAATCGGCGACCTGCGCGTGAAGGTCGCGGAGCTGTGGAGCGCCCACGAAGCCGAGGTCGCCTTCTCCCCCAGCGTCTCCGCCGCGCTCTCCTCCGTGGCCTCCGCGGTGGACTACCGGAAGCGCAACCGCGTGGTGGTGGCGGAGCTGGACTTCCCCACCCTGGTGTACCAGTGGCTCGCGAAGCCCGAGGTGGAGGTGGTGGTCGTACCCAGCGACGACGGGGTCGGCATCGCGCCCGAGCGCTGGGCGGAGTACGTGGACGAGCGCACCGCGATCGTGGCGACCAGCCACGTCTTCTACGGCACCGGCTACGTCCAGGACCTGCAGCCCATCGCGAAGGCGGCGCGGGACGCCGGCGCGCTCTTCCTGGTGGACGGGTACCAGGCCGTCGGGCAGATCCCCGTGGACCCGCGCGCCTCCGGGGCCGACGTGTACGTGGGCGGGCCGCTCAAGTGGCTCCTGGGCGGGCCCGGCCTGGCCTTCCTCTGGGTGCGCGAGGAGCGCATCCCGGAGCTGGTCCCCACCGTGGTCTCCTGGTTCGGGGCGGAGGACCAGTTCGCCTTCGCAACCGACGCCTTCCGGCCCCGCGCCGACGCCGCGCGGTTTTCGCTGGGGACGCCCGCCGTCCCGACCGTCTACTCCGCGCTCGGGGGGCTGGAGATCGTCCTGGAGGTGGGGATGGAGCGCATCCGCGCGCGGATCGACGCGCTCACCGAAGACCTCGTGAAGCGGCTGCGCGAGGCCGGCTTCGAGCTGCGGATCGCGGCGGAGCGGGAGCGCCGCTCCGGCATCGTGACGGCGCGCGTCGCGGACTCCGCCGCCACCGTGGCCGCCCTCGCGGAGCGGAACATCATCGTGGACAGGCGCGGCGAGTACGTCCGCATCTCCCCCCACTTCTACAACACGGTGAGCGAGAACGAACTGGTGGTCGCAGCCATGCGTTGAGGCGGCGCTCCGTTCCCGTTCGGGAACATTTTTGGTTCCCGAACGGGAACGCCGTCGGCGGGAGCCCCCCGGACGGCACACCCATTTCGCTGCGTCGCAACGACTTAGCTTTCCGTTGACTGGGCCGGGCAAAAACGTAGAATTGTGCGACACCGACGACAGCCCGAGCGAGGCGCCACACCGGCCCTCCGCACCCGTAGCAGTCCGGCGTCCGAGCAGTTCTCATCCCCAGCCCACCCAGGAGACCCACCATGAAGAAGTCCGCTCTCGTCCTCGCCGCCGCCGCCTCCCTGGCCCTTCCCGCCATGGCCTCGGCGCAGGTGAACGGGTCCATCAGCGCCAGCGCCGACATCCCGACGGTCCTGAACTTCGGCACCTCCAGCGCCCTGTCGTTCGGCTCCATCACCCCGGGACAGGCCGCCACCGGCTCCGGCCACATCGCCCTCAGCCGCAACGTGGGCGTGATCTTCACCCTCCCGGACGCGGGCAACACCGGTCTGCTGACCCGCGGCGGCGGCACGGAGACCCTCCAGCCCGCGTTCACCTGCGGCGTCGGCAGCACCACCACGGCGATCGTGAGCGCCTTCTCCAGCTGCGCGCCCGCGACGGCCAGCACGGGGGTCCTCACCCTCACGGCTCCCGCCACCGTGCAGACCGAGTACGTGATCTTCAACGGCTCGCTGACCGCCGCGCAGACCAACGCGATCCCGGGCACGTACAGCGGGTTCATCCGGATCACCGCGACCGCGAACTGATCCTTCCACCATGGCGGGGGCGAGGATGGGCCGTCTGATCTCCAGCGCGCTGATCCTCGCCTTCTGCCTGTCGTTCGGGGGACGCGCGGAAGCCCAGGCCTCCGCGGCCGGCCTGGAGGCCGTCCCCACCCAGGGGCTGACCTTCGGGTCGCTCCTTCCGGGGGTCGCGGAAGCGGTCGGCGTAGGCGACGGCGCCCGGAGGGCCGAGGTGGTCCTCACGGGAGAGGGGTGGGTGGACCTCTCCTTCATGCTCCCGCAGGCG from Longimicrobiaceae bacterium includes these protein-coding regions:
- a CDS encoding aminotransferase class V-fold PLP-dependent enzyme; this encodes MSAVPHPELERWRTEFPILQTRTYLNSCSLGALSRRSMGYLGEYQALWNTMGASAWYELWLGRIGDLRVKVAELWSAHEAEVAFSPSVSAALSSVASAVDYRKRNRVVVAELDFPTLVYQWLAKPEVEVVVVPSDDGVGIAPERWAEYVDERTAIVATSHVFYGTGYVQDLQPIAKAARDAGALFLVDGYQAVGQIPVDPRASGADVYVGGPLKWLLGGPGLAFLWVREERIPELVPTVVSWFGAEDQFAFATDAFRPRADAARFSLGTPAVPTVYSALGGLEIVLEVGMERIRARIDALTEDLVKRLREAGFELRIAAERERRSGIVTARVADSAATVAALAERNIIVDRRGEYVRISPHFYNTVSENELVVAAMR
- a CDS encoding carboxymuconolactone decarboxylase family protein, coding for MSDRLEEFRRFRERMNERILEAGNLEIKRFFALDTRTYESGALDVKTKELLGLVASMVLRCDDCVTYHLVRCKEEGVTDEELFETFSVGLVVGGSIVIPHLRRAVDTLDRLNAEGPVALDAGSAE
- a CDS encoding GxxExxY protein; amino-acid sequence: MQDINAITGEIVEAAYDLHTRLGPGLLESVYETVLARVLERSGRRVERQVPVSFEFDGMRFENGFRADLLVEGRVLVELKSQEKLAAVHGKQVLTYLRLLDLPIGLLINFGAPRMNEGLHRIINSRASMGRN